The following coding sequences are from one uncultured Cohaesibacter sp. window:
- a CDS encoding LacI family transcriptional regulator yields MAPKRPTLKTISQLSGYAVTTVSRALNDGPEIGAETKEKVKKIAQEIGYVRNRSGLGLVTGKTNVISLVLSADHDVIDDHTGRLISSIAHSLRGSIYHMNIVTFSSPEDRLDVIKHVVETRAADAVILNQTKPEDERIAYLMERAFPFAAYGRTNWQEHHRYFDFDTEAFGDLAVRRLYEKGRRHFLVVLPPRELSYSQHLISGFQRARQDCDYELEILDGATSHDTGALLLSTLLDRLKTGTSVDAIIAPSTATAVLSLAAIEQSGKKLGVDIDVFAKEASPYLKFIRSEIYSAYQDLTVAGDFLAKAAIQAIEKPESPLMQRLEPTTEDCNS; encoded by the coding sequence ATGGCGCCCAAAAGACCGACTTTAAAGACGATTTCCCAACTGAGCGGATATGCTGTTACCACAGTCTCTCGCGCCTTGAACGATGGGCCGGAGATCGGCGCCGAAACCAAGGAAAAAGTCAAAAAGATTGCTCAGGAAATCGGTTACGTTCGCAACCGGTCCGGGCTTGGTCTTGTCACCGGTAAAACCAATGTCATCTCTTTGGTGCTTTCGGCAGACCACGATGTGATCGACGACCACACGGGAAGATTGATTTCTTCTATAGCGCATAGCCTGAGAGGCTCGATCTACCATATGAATATCGTGACATTTTCCTCCCCGGAGGATCGTCTTGATGTCATCAAACATGTGGTGGAAACGCGCGCCGCAGATGCTGTCATCCTCAACCAGACAAAGCCGGAAGATGAACGGATTGCCTATTTGATGGAGCGCGCTTTCCCATTTGCAGCTTATGGCCGCACCAATTGGCAAGAACATCACCGATATTTCGACTTCGACACGGAAGCCTTCGGCGATCTGGCCGTGCGCAGACTTTATGAAAAAGGCAGACGCCATTTTCTTGTCGTGCTGCCACCAAGAGAGTTGAGCTATAGCCAGCATTTGATTTCGGGCTTTCAGCGCGCCCGACAAGATTGTGACTATGAGCTTGAAATTCTGGATGGCGCCACCAGCCATGATACCGGGGCATTGCTTCTTAGCACCCTTCTTGACCGGCTCAAAACAGGAACCAGTGTTGATGCTATAATCGCCCCATCAACAGCCACTGCCGTTCTTTCTCTTGCTGCCATCGAGCAAAGCGGCAAAAAACTGGGTGTCGATATCGACGTTTTTGCCAAGGAAGCGAGCCCGTATCTCAAATTTATCAGAAGTGAAATCTACTCCGCCTATCAGGATCTGACCGTTGCGGGCGATTTTCTGGCGAAAGCTGCCATTCAGGCTATAGAAAAGCCAGAAAGTCCATTGATGCAAAGACTTGAGCCCACTACAGAAGACTGCAACAGTTAA